One Candidatus Aegiribacteria sp. DNA window includes the following coding sequences:
- a CDS encoding PTS sugar transporter subunit IIA has translation MDISKYLLPESCTIELAGKTKEEVVRSLAELIETSPSAAGVDLENIEQGLLEREKMGSTGFGKGIAIPHCKVTGMKDFVLALGISNKGVPFDAMDKRSVHVFCAIVGPPEDPEMHLRLLAAASRVLGAGKSRYELLSSSTSYALREAFLYHAAPATAIDSCKDKTFNRLMLIIVQEDEIYNDIIELFLEMGLPGAITHEGNLMSQILSGAPVFAGFLDVLGSSQPEPRTILALVPADTLDEMIASIEEITGDLENHRGACIIVLSPDIVRGSLETI, from the coding sequence ATGGATATTTCCAAATACCTTTTACCGGAATCCTGCACAATCGAGCTTGCGGGAAAAACAAAAGAAGAAGTTGTCAGAAGCCTTGCTGAACTTATTGAAACATCCCCAAGCGCTGCCGGAGTCGATCTGGAAAACATCGAGCAGGGCCTTCTGGAAAGAGAAAAAATGGGATCCACAGGTTTCGGCAAGGGAATCGCAATTCCCCACTGCAAGGTTACAGGCATGAAGGATTTTGTACTGGCTCTGGGTATTTCAAACAAGGGTGTGCCGTTCGATGCCATGGACAAAAGAAGTGTGCACGTATTCTGCGCTATAGTAGGCCCGCCTGAAGATCCGGAAATGCATCTGAGGCTCCTGGCGGCAGCCAGCAGAGTACTTGGAGCAGGTAAATCCAGATACGAACTGTTAAGCAGTTCAACCTCGTATGCCCTCAGAGAAGCCTTCCTTTATCATGCTGCTCCGGCAACTGCCATTGATTCCTGTAAAGACAAAACCTTTAACCGGCTTATGCTGATAATTGTCCAGGAGGACGAGATCTACAATGATATTATCGAGCTCTTTCTGGAAATGGGTCTTCCAGGGGCCATAACCCATGAGGGAAATCTCATGAGTCAAATCCTTTCCGGAGCACCTGTTTTTGCGGGATTTCTTGACGTTCTCGGCAGTTCCCAGCCCGAACCCAGAACCATTCTTGCACTTGTTCCAGCCGATACCCTTGATGAAATGATAGCTTCAATCGAGGAAATTACCGGAGATTTGGAGAATCACAGGGGAGCCTGCATTATAGTACTGTCGCCTGACATAGTAAGAGGATCACTGGAAACAATATAA
- a CDS encoding transposase — protein sequence MSRQLRIEYPGALYHVTARGNSKAAIFINDADRYKFLDTLKNCTKAFNYICHAYCIMDNHYHLLIETPDANLSAGIHRLNSIYAQYFNKQYDRVGHVFQGRFKAILVQRDDYLLELCRYLVLNPVRAGIVKHPGEYQWSSFSSTIGNTKWWDSFLTIEWILSQFDNDMSLARKRYINFVMDGINADPPMKDIKAGLILGDKSFIESLSKRISEYRDDTEIPRELRYACREDLSSLFKDLESMNEEIRNKTLFEAYSKHGYTQKELAQFLNKHIVTIGRIIKKRRNV from the coding sequence ATGAGCAGGCAATTAAGAATCGAATACCCGGGAGCTTTGTATCATGTTACCGCGCGTGGCAACAGTAAAGCTGCAATATTCATAAATGATGCTGACAGATACAAGTTTCTTGATACTCTGAAAAACTGCACCAAAGCATTCAACTACATCTGTCATGCATACTGTATCATGGACAATCATTACCACTTACTTATAGAAACTCCTGACGCAAATCTGTCAGCAGGAATACACAGGTTGAACTCGATTTATGCCCAGTATTTCAATAAGCAATATGATCGCGTCGGTCATGTATTTCAGGGAAGATTTAAAGCAATTCTAGTACAAAGGGATGACTATCTTCTTGAACTGTGCAGATATCTAGTTCTTAATCCTGTAAGAGCTGGAATTGTGAAACACCCTGGAGAATACCAGTGGAGCAGTTTTTCTTCAACCATCGGCAATACCAAATGGTGGGATTCTTTCCTTACAATAGAGTGGATTCTATCCCAGTTTGACAATGATATGTCACTTGCCCGCAAACGATACATAAACTTCGTTATGGATGGTATCAATGCTGATCCGCCGATGAAGGATATCAAGGCTGGTCTGATTCTGGGAGATAAAAGTTTTATAGAATCGCTAAGTAAAAGAATCAGTGAATACAGAGATGATACGGAGATTCCAAGGGAACTGAGATATGCATGCAGAGAGGATCTAAGCTCACTATTTAAAGATCTCGAATCTATGAATGAAGAAATAAGGAATAAAACGCTATTTGAAGCATATTCCAAGCATGGATACACTCAGAAAGAACTTGCGCAGTTCTTAAACAAACATATCGTAACAATCGGGAGAATCATCAAAAAGAGACGAAATGTTTAA
- a CDS encoding DUF4900 domain-containing protein: protein MLAITMILALVLFILSTAVFVLFRANMDSYMNTSGRIRAIAAAEAGANIALHELALGNGAPIETDPYLLPGDSANWISIPAGNEKTRVIIDPYDGNTDPNVIGAVEIRSTGLSGNVTRDIVIRASPDYPSRYALLLNNRIPPGFFDDGTFITGPVHSNGLIGFSSLSPDSFEDPYVAAVSTSLENFYFSDAGYSDVPHPANSNIWVRPYRRHLRGSPHWVTEADSIDFHSMSQWFRQLQNEAHSQGTMITSAGRIILKGNMLLLKSGIDSPVDTVSLVGKDLVYIQCIAGYAYLKTAGRPDHAVTLVSSGQIYIAGSIQKPASDDSGPLGIVSLADIIIAEDPDLSGGDDWPYPWNIETDQHLQIRAVLAAPDGRLRAQDPGMPDPNVRITIYGGLILQDVGLIGIGGKGYELAIAWNEILTTKHPPHFPDLDRWVVSSWQQDRDYGELSIEDNLF from the coding sequence GTGCTGGCGATCACGATGATACTTGCCCTGGTTCTGTTCATTCTTTCTACAGCCGTATTCGTTCTGTTCAGAGCTAATATGGATTCGTACATGAACACATCCGGCAGAATCAGGGCAATAGCCGCAGCGGAAGCAGGTGCGAATATCGCGCTGCATGAACTTGCGCTCGGAAACGGAGCGCCGATTGAAACAGACCCATATTTGCTTCCCGGTGATAGTGCGAATTGGATAAGTATTCCAGCGGGAAACGAGAAAACCCGGGTCATAATTGATCCGTATGACGGTAATACAGATCCTAATGTTATTGGCGCTGTCGAAATAAGGAGTACCGGATTATCCGGCAACGTAACAAGAGACATCGTGATACGGGCTTCACCCGATTACCCCTCGAGATATGCTCTTCTTCTGAATAACAGGATTCCACCCGGGTTTTTCGATGATGGAACCTTCATAACCGGACCGGTTCATTCCAACGGTTTAATAGGGTTTTCCAGTCTTTCACCCGACTCGTTTGAAGATCCTTATGTGGCAGCAGTATCCACAAGCCTGGAGAATTTCTACTTCTCCGATGCCGGTTACTCCGATGTACCCCATCCGGCGAATTCAAATATCTGGGTCAGACCCTACCGCCGACATCTCAGGGGAAGTCCACACTGGGTAACTGAAGCTGACAGCATAGACTTCCACTCTATGTCTCAATGGTTCAGGCAGCTGCAGAATGAGGCACATTCGCAGGGAACCATGATCACCAGTGCAGGGAGAATCATTCTTAAGGGTAACATGCTCCTTCTGAAGAGCGGAATAGATTCTCCCGTGGATACGGTCAGCCTTGTCGGAAAGGATTTGGTCTACATTCAGTGTATAGCCGGTTACGCTTACCTTAAAACTGCAGGACGTCCGGATCATGCGGTCACCCTGGTAAGTTCAGGACAGATATACATTGCCGGATCAATTCAGAAACCCGCTTCTGATGATTCAGGACCGTTGGGAATCGTTTCCCTGGCAGACATAATCATTGCAGAAGATCCTGATCTTTCAGGCGGTGATGACTGGCCTTATCCATGGAATATTGAAACTGATCAGCATCTTCAGATCCGTGCTGTATTGGCTGCACCTGATGGCCGTCTCAGAGCACAGGACCCAGGTATGCCGGACCCGAACGTGAGGATTACCATATATGGAGGCCTTATTCTTCAGGATGTTGGTTTAATCGGAATCGGCGGGAAAGGTTATGAACTTGCTATTGCCTGGAATGAGATACTTACGACAAAGCATCCGCCTCATTTTCCGGATCTTGACAGATGGGTAGTATCGTCCTGGCAGCAGGACAGGGATTATGGCGAACTGAGCATCGAAGACAACCTGTTCTAA